Proteins co-encoded in one Ciconia boyciana chromosome 14, ASM3463844v1, whole genome shotgun sequence genomic window:
- the HELZ2 gene encoding 3'-5' exoribonuclease HELZ2 isoform X2 — protein sequence MPTANGPVVPLGSLQKHLELRLVCSKCSVKENEITYQLREVDHKCMYEILLARSRSRRSTAWRKVFRRPGFPNPARYAVCRYYMVGLGCSKHKSQCTFAWSPEEAMVWNFEREQQLERRWLKAAVLQAQLGGCPAATPHPATSAASEIASEFGGQFQEICKRCFYGCPQRISAGSQGRLCESHRTWDPLLVHVVSDSRRKQQYTAIRPCPEFMPTLSYCRFVSRGQSCKHTLQRCQYAHSDVEMAIWEAEREYGLVRSDLLPAMGTCSTNGKPAAPAPVHFYCRVCLVTFSSQDSFESHCSSVEHMQMLSADASVQWVYRAPPLGLTKFSLCSRPDVCEMENSCTKAHSPEELQEWIQRVKVAMKKKKQALKEGLLSYQDRLIAEYRKCSNEVLIMAEHVDGVRVVCEQPLHMQLEDRRMKYQWKFKVHSQMPLQHVALLKREPGVNFYFLGNGLSRGLHYLRGEHVATLPSSPPTALVEVCMECCTLGVFEQWVVFDFGRRPVLIQKIKVKVGRRETPQHIPGSRESSHPVNFVRWDRGNRIIIPSMPRSSEDVALLAKYKPPALALDYQREGGATVPITRLNYRERMHSFLFREEEAEQALIAKLNLRVLISLTPMLQSLSMGMKFALSGELFAEVPTPYNLSPDTDEGYLLSRSVPTAFLALDPPVNSRVYEVSVEHKATTEKTIWLQIPKRCCSELNFKPNTSHKVEIQFQIDQLLFRQWHQAVDCLLDEKLVLPDVASCSVPYSLRSPQKGNSKQKLAISFITGLATSSRQVPPLLIYGPFGTGKTFTLAMATMEILKQPNTRVLICTHTNSAADIYIREYFHNYVTSGHPWAVPLRIISTDRPINLTDPITQMYCCLSPDQRSFRHPTQAEIDRHHIIITTSMLSKNLKVTPGYFTHIMIDEAAQMLECEALVPLSYATFQTRIVLAGDHMQITPKLFCVGDGQSAEHTLLNRLFQFYQKERHEVAMKSRIIFNENYRSTAGIIEFVSKHFYVGKGDAIQASGNIPPHPEIYPLMFCHVSGVAERDMSMISWHNASEIIQVTEKVKEIYRRWPDEWGVRDLKRICVVSHGMQVSATRQELRKKQLQDVVVENYENLPGREFRVIIISTVHTSESLRISASHHLEFFNEARVLNTIMTRAQSLVVAVGDAVALCSHGQCSKVWKRFIQQCIEKGSIFPENLTMAQIKQAACDKESWSRRSPEGDEEDSDTDSWSSEAESVNPDDPILQELLDESKNMLVTVSEEGLLNVKSEASNLREGRQEYVSFSSQMMLEYLHMHPKMYKRCELIKEGFDRASAFTLSDSPAITIQIKGRVHCGTAFTGDEVLVEILQSNSADSGSHPQGKVVGILKRAERERTFICMMDEFDPRVMIPIDPTVTKIFVPGLKEKPNVIPIRRFINGQYRVVSCEKISQETRRCQLFCVQVISWRKGFYYPLGIITEILHAALTLEEGLKILNLEYGLEKKYPAAVTKESAKYTSSSNLNLTKENLKDCRSYPTFTVDPQGARDLDDAVSVRDLGRRYEIGIHIADVAGIIPKDSALDLEAKKRGVTYYAPNQEPLCMFPPHISQEVCSLLPQKDRRVISLFVTIEKGTDEMLKGVFNISVIRSDRQLSYEEAELCIKDHYRGSAGSLRFDTLEDCIAVAYHFSRIHRKFRLQEDCFYEQLDEESSPGNRRSHQMIEELMIMFNSFVAEFLTNQEDTRNVTPLRCQCEPSPQQLAVMKKKYSHILPLSIHLSHHLGEVPPGQDSSKNVEFSILAPIWEHLQSAVVVRDFHKMLDLIVTDDIHPKLAPITLEFRRLLSRSYFSRSNSTVQSKAGHYSLHVDSYTWASSPIRRYMDVVVQRHLHSVLRKKPIIYSSDDIEFLCHDFNRKNSQVAMYEKRARCLQIATQLKGQVLQKVAFVVDIQGTNKYFKALFPLNTKSLPDPQINYRSLQLIEQPMFIQERSSIRLTWKRRMYSVETMKEHSLREGTLRDRSVTLFSTQTWQDVLAAIRREEFETAASLLQKSKELYQRPVGWLRKSQCSHYMELSLELSAGDALQFQLTTDVYRGFLVPFVQLWCVTPGFDVCVQHTEKPIECFSAYATLPSKDKYKHAMEYNKVWMPMSAMESASCAVAENDSIVLHDVKITWAKERTRKGQLQGSFLLDKTFLEECSIEVDFNHCYLCIRLGGLKLGSLQSDEECLSHGLQNLTFLNEGKSESKPVVDPDTYTWVAHGVTEEFSDDEKSDRTSKQTMNFYILYMSMENIPVEISQASARFTVELIPKMLPDVRKEKAIWKLRYASELAKSIALGLEPPKKVTTSKILLQKSFELPGSHRKLNQSQNQAILNALRKSFTLIQGPPGTGKTVVGTHIVYWFHKLNEEGIEKEQRPSSEEEKPKGRKCILYCGPSNKSVDVVAEMLLKMKNLKPLRVYGEAIETMEYPYPGSNRHLLRKALRDAKPKRELSEIILHHRIRRPPNPFWQKICNFDTRMKKGEQITEEETKEYKNQLSVARAYELASHDVILCTCSAASASCLEQLNVRQIIIDECAMSTEPETLIPLVSHRHAEKVVLLGDHKQLRPVVNNDFCKSLGMETSLFERYRNQAWMLDTQYRMHKGICEFPSQEFYDMRLKTCPQLLRKPSVFYHKGNGCCPIIFGHVEGKEQSLVISTEEGNENSKANLEEVEQAVRMAKQLTLDGTNRPESIAILSPYNAQVSEINKSLLKEGIRGVTVCTIMKSQGSEWKYVILSTVRSRPRSEIDRKPTKSWQKKYLGFVTDPNQVNVGITRAQTGLCILAHRQKNVVAGQMSVHPRG from the exons ATGCCGACAGCAAACGGCCCAGTGGTGCCGCTGGGCAGCCTCCAGAAGCACCTGGAGCTGCGCCTGGTCTGCTCTAAGTGCAGCGTGAAGGAGAACGAGATCACCTACCAGCTGCGAGAGGTGGACCACAAGTGCATGTACGAGATCCTCCTGGCCCGCTCCCGCAGTCGCCGGAGCACGGCCTGGAGGAAGGTGTTTAGGCGGCCGGGCTTCCCCAACCCGGCCCGCTACGCCGTCTGCAGGTACTACAtggtggggctgggctgcagcaagcACAAGAGCCAGTGCACCTTCGCCTGGAGCCCGGAGGAGGCCATGGTCTGGAACTTtgagagggagcagcagctggagcggCGCTGGCTGAAGGCAGCGGTGCTGCAGGCGCAGCTGGGGGGTTGTCCCGctgccaccccccaccccgccacCAGCGCCGCCAGCGAGATCGCCAGTGAGTTCGGGGGACAGTTCCAGGAGATCTGCAAGCGTTGCTTCTACGGCTGCCCCCAGCGCATCTCGGCAGGCAGCCAGGGGCGGCTCTGCGAGTCCCACCGGACCTGGGACCCCCTCCTGGTGCACGTGGTGTCGGACAGCCGGAGGAAGCAGCAGTACACCGCCATCCGGCCCTGCCCCGAGTTCATGCCGACCCTCAGCTACTGCAGGTTCGTCTCCAGGGGCCAGTCCTGCAAGCACACCCTGCAGCGCTGCCAGTACGCGCACAGCGATGTGGAGATGGCCATCTGGGAGGCTGAGAGGGAGTACGGCTTGGTTCGCTCTGACCTGCTGCCGGCCATGGGGACCTGCAGTACCAATGGCAAGCCGGCAGCACCCGCGCCGGTGCACTTCTACTGCCGGGTCTGCTTGGTGACCTTCAGCTCACAGGACAGCTTCGAGAGCCACTGCTCCTCCGTTGAGCACATGCAGATGCTCTCGGCCGATGCCTCTGTCCAGTGGGTCTACCGCGCACCGCCACTCGGGCTGACCAAGTTCTCACTGTGTAGCAG ACCGGATGTGTGTGAAATGGAGAACAGCTGCACCAAGGCTCACTCTCCCGAGGAGCTGCAGGAGTGGATCCAGAGGGTGAAGGTTgccatgaagaaaaagaagcaagcacTGAAGGAAGGGCTCTTGTCCTACCAGGACCGACTCATTGCCGAATATCGGAAGTGCTCCAATGAGGTGTTGATT ATGGCTGAGCACGTCGACGGTGTCAGAGTTGTGTGTGAGCAGCCCCTGCACATGCAGTTGGAGGACAGGAGGATGAAATACCAGTGGAAGTTCAAGGTCCACTCCCAG ATGCCTCTGCAGCATGTGGCACTACTGAAGCGGGAACCTGGAGTCAACTTCTACTTCTTGGGAAATGGGCTTTCCCGGGGCCTCCACTACCTTCGGGGAGAGCATGTGGCcaccctgccttcctccccacccaccgCGCTGGTGGAGGTCTGCATGGAGTGCTGCACGCTGGGCGTCTTCGAGCAGTGGGTGGTGTTCGACTTCGGCAGACGCCCCGTCCTCATACAGAAGATCAAGGTGAAGGTGGGCCGGCGGGAGACCCCCCAGCACATCCccggcagcagggagagcagccaCCCCGTCAACTTCGTGCGATGGGATAGAGGTAACCGGATCATCATTCCCAGCATGCCAAGGAGCAGTGAAGATGTGGCTCTGCTGGCCAAGTACAAACCTCCTGCTCTCGCACTGGACTACCAGCGCGAGGGTGGTGCGACCGTTCCCATCACCCGTCTCAACTATCGTGAGAGGATGCACAGCTTCCTCTTCCGCGAGGAAGAAGCCGAACAGGCTCTGATTGCCAA ACTCAACCTGCGGGTCCTCATCTCGCTGACCCCCATGCTGCAAAGCCTGTCCATGGGGATGAAGTTTGCCCTCTCTGGTGAGCTGTTTGCTGAAGTGCCTACCCCTTATAACCTCTCGCCAGACACAGACGAGGGGTATCTGCTGAGCAGGTCTGTGCCCACTGCTTTCCTGGCACTTGACCCACCTGTAAACAGTCGGGTTTACGAGGTTAGCGTGGAGCATAAAGCCACCACGGAGAAGACCATCTGGCTACAGATACCAAAGAGGTGCTGCTCAGAGCTGAACTTCAAGCCAAACACCTCCCACAAGGTGGAGATCCAGTTCCAAATTGACCAGCTGCTGTTCCGGCAGTGGCACCAGGCTGTGGACTGCCTGTTGGATGAGAAGCTGGTGCTACCAGATGTTGCCAGTTGCTCTGTCCCCTACTCTCTTCGGTCACCACAGAAAGGGAATAGCAAGCAGAAACTCGCCATCTCCTTCATCACAGGCCTGGCAACCAGCAGCCGGCAGGTCCCACCTCTTCTCATCTACGGGCCTTTTGGCACAGGGAAGACATTCACCTTGGCCATGGCCACCATGGAGATCCTCAAGCAGCCCAACACGCGGGTGCTGATCTGCACTCACACTAACAG TGCTGCTGACATCTACATCCGGGAGTATTTCCATAACTATGTGACCAGCGGGCATCCTTGGGCTGTTCCCTTGAGGATTATATCCACTGACCGTCCCATCAACCTGACGGACCCCATCACTCAGATGtactgctgcctctccccagaCCAGCGCTCCTTCCGGCACCCCACGCAGGCGGAGATCGACAGGCACCACATCATTATTACCACCTCCATGTTATCCAAGAACTTGAAGGTTACCCCAGGCTACTTTACCCACATCATGATCGACGAGGCTGCTCAGATGCTGGAGTGCGAAGCTTTGGTTCCACTCTCCTATGCCACTTTTCAGACCCGGATTGTCCTTGCTGGGGACCACATGCAGATAACCCCAAAGCTCTTCTGTGTTGGGGATGGACAATCTGCTGAACACACCCTGTTAAACCGGCTCTTTCAGTTTTACCAGAAAGAGAGGCATGAAGTGGCCATGAAGAGCAGGATCATCTTCAATGAGAATTATCGTTCCACTGCAGGAATAATTGAGTTTGTCTCCAAGCACTTCTACGTTGGCAAAGGCGATGCTATCCAAGCCAGTGGGaacatcccaccccatcccgaAATCTACCCACTCATGTTCTGCCATGTGTCTGGCGTGGCTGAAAGGGATATGTCCATGATTTCTTGGCACAACGCCTCTGAGATAATACAAGTGACTGAGAAAGTGAAGGAGATCTATCGGAGGTGGCCAGATGAGTGGGGTGTCCGAGATCTGAAGAGGATCTGTGTGGTCTCCCATGGGATGCAG GTTTCTGCAACAAGACAAGagctgaggaagaagcagcTACAAGATGTGGTGGTAGAAAACTATGAAAACTTGCCAG GGCGGGAGTTCCGGGTCATCATCATCAGCACGGTCCACACAAGCGAGAGCCTGCGCATCTCAGCCTCTCACCACCTCGAGTTCTTCAACGAAGCCAGAGTACTCAACACCATCATGACCCGGGCTCAGTCACTGGTTGTGGCAGTGGGGGATGCCGTGGCCTTGTGCTCCCACGGCCAGTGCAGCAAGGTATGGAAGCGCTTCATCCAGCAGTGCATCGAGAAGGGGAGCATCTTCCCAGAGAACCTGACAATGGCCCAGATCAAACAGGCTGCGTGCGACAAggagagctggagcaggaggagcccGGAGGGGGACGAGGAGGACAGCGACACGGATTCCTGGAGCTCTGAGGCTGAGAGCGTGAATCCTGACGATCCCATCCTCCAGGAGCTCTTAGATGAGAGCAAGAACATGCTGGTGACTGTGTCTGAAGAAGGGCTGCTGAACGTGAAGTCTGAGGCTTCAAACCTGcgggaaggcaggcaggaataCGTCAGCTTCTCTTCTCAGATGATGCTTGAGTATCTGCACATGCACCCCAAAATGTACAAGAGGTGTGAGCTGATCAAAGAAGGGTTCGACAGGGCTTCTGCCTTCACCCTCAGTGACTCCCCTGCAATAACCATTCAGATCAAAGGCAGAGTTCACTGTGGGACAGCCTTCACTGGGGACGAGGTGCTCGTGGAAATCCTGCAGAGCAACTCGGCTGACAGCGGCAGCCACCCTCAGGGGAAGGTGGTGGGCATCTTAAAGCGTGCAGAGAGAGAACGGACCTTCATCTGCATGATGGATGAATTTGATCCCCGGGTGATGATACCCATCGATCCCACTGTCACCAAAATATTCGTCCCAGGGCTGAAAGAGAAACCCAACGTCATTCCTATCCGCAGGTTTATCAATGGGCAGTACAGAGTGGTCAGCTGCGAGAAGATCAGCCAGGAGACAAGGAGATGCCAGTTATTCTGTGTCCAGGTTATCTCCTGGCGGAAAGGGTTTTACTACCCTTTGGGGATAATAACGGAGATTCTGCATGCAGCATTGACTTTGGAAGAGGGCTTAAAGATCCTCAACTTGGAGTATGGTTTGGAGAAGAAATACCCAGCTGCTGTCACCAAGGAGTCAGCCAAATACACCTCCAGCAGCAATCTAAACCTCACCAAGGAAAATCTGAAGGATTGCCGGAGTTACCCGACCTTCACTGTCGACCCCCAAGGTGCCAGGGATCTGGACGACGCTGTCAGCGTTAGGGATCTTGGGCGTCGCTATGAGATTGGGATCCACATTGCAGACGTGGCTGGCATCATTCCCAAAGACAGTGCCTTGGACCTGGAAGCAAAGAAGCGGGGTGTCACCTACTACGCTCCCAACCAGGAGCCGCTGTGCATGTTCCCACCCCACATTAGCCAAGAGGTCTGCAGCCTCCTGCCGCAGAAAGACCGTCGGGTGATCTCTTTGTTTGTCACCATAGAAAAGGGGACTGATGAGATGTTAAAGGGAGTCTTTAACATCTCTGTGATCCGCTCGGACAGGCAGCTGTCCTATGaagaggcagagctgtgcattAAGGACCACTACAGGGGATCGGCAGGGTCCCTTCGTTTTGATACCCTGGAGGACTGCATAGCTGTGGCTTATCACTTCTCCAGGATCCATCGGAAGTTTCGGCTGCAGGAGGACTGTTTCTATGAGCAGCTGGATGAGGAAAGCTCCCCAGGTAACAGGCGGTCTCATCAGATGATAGAGGAGTTAATGATCATGTTCAACAGTTTCGTGGCCGAGTTCCTCACCAACCAGGAGGACACCAGAAATGTCACTCCTCTCCGGTGTCAGTGCGAGCCAAGCCCTCAACAGTTAGCAGTCATGAAAAAGAAGTACAGCCACATCCTTCCTTTGTCCATCCATCTCTCGCACCACCTGGGAGAGGTGCCTCCTGGCCAAGACTCCTCTAAAAATGTGGAGTTCAGCATCCTAGCCCCCATCTGGGAGCACCTGCAGTCAGCTGTTGTTGTCCGTGACTTCCACAAGATGCTAGACCTTATCGTTACTGATGACATCCACCCAAAGCTGGCCCCCATCACCCTGGAATTCAGGAGACTGCTCAGCCGCTCCTATTTCAGTCGCTCCAACTCCACTGTCCAGTCGAAAGCGGGCCATTATTCCCTGCATGTTGACTCCTACACCTGGGCTTCCTCTCCCATCCGCCGGTACATGGATGTTGTGGTCCAGCGGCACCTTCATTCCGTGCTCCGCAAGAAGCCCATCATCTATTCTTCAGATGACATCGAGTTTCTCTGTCATGACTTCAACAGGAAGAATTCCCAGGTGGCGATGTACGAGAAGAGAGCCCGCTGCCTGCAGATAGCCACTCAGCTGAAGGGCCAAGTCCTGCAGAAGGTTGCCTTCGTAGTGGATATTCAAGGGacaaacaagtattttaaagccCTATTTCCACTGAACACAAAGAGTCTTCCGGATCCCCAGATAAACTACAGGTCTCTTCAGCTGATAGAGCAGCCCATGTTCATCCAGGAGCGGAGCAGCATCAGGCTGACGTGGAAGAGGAGGATGTACTCTGTGGAGACGATGAAGGAGCACAGCCTGCGGGAAGGAACTCTCCGCGACCGCAGCGTAACCCTCTTCAGCACCCAGACTTGGCAAGACGTGCTTGCAGCCATCAGGAGAGAGGAGTTTGAGACTGCGGCCTCCCTTCTTCAGAAGAGCAAGGAGCTGTACCAGCGGCCCGTGGGCTGGTTAAGGAAGAGCCAGTGCTCGCACTACATGGAGCTCTCCCTGGAGCTGAGCGCTGGTGATGCACTGCAGTTCCAGCTCACCACAGACGTCTACCGGGGCTTCCTGGTGCCCTTCGTGCAGCTGTGGTGCGTGACGCCGGGTTTCGACGTCTGCGTGCAGCACACGGAAAAGCCTATTGAGTGTTTCTCTGCCTACGCCACCCTGCCGTCCAAAGACAAGTACAAGCACGCAATGGAGTATAACAAGGTATGGATGCCGATGAGTGCCATGGAGTCTGCTTCGTGTGCAGTGGCTGAAAACGACTCGATTGTCCTCCATGATGTCAAAATAACCTGGGCAAAGGAAAGGACAAGGAAAGGACAGCTGCAAGGGAGTTTCCTCctagacaaaacatttttggagGAGTGCTCCATTGAAGTGGACTTCAACCACTGTTACTTGTGCATTCGCTTAGGTGGGCTGAAGCTTGGGAGCCTTCAAAGCGATGAGGAATGTCTTAGCCACGGCCTCCAGAATCTGACTTTTCTTAACGAGGGCAAGTCAGAAAGCAAACCTGTGGTTGATCCAGATACCTACACCTGGGTGGCTCACGGGGTCACTGAAGAGTTCAGCGACGATGAAAAGTCAGACAGAACTAGTAAGCAGACTATGAACTTTTACATCCTCTATATGTCTATGGAGAACATCCCCGTGGAAATCTCACAGGCCTCTGCGAGGTTCACAGTGGAGCTCATACCAAAGATGCTGCCAGACGT acggaaagaaaaggcaatttggAAGCTCAGGTATGCATCCGAGCTTGCTAAAAGCATCGCCCTTGGCCTTGAACCTCCTAAAAAAG TGACAACGTCCAAAATCCTGCTGCAAAAATCCTTTGAGCTCCCTGGCAGCCACAGGAAGCTCAACCAGAGTCAGAACCAGGCTATTCTAAATGCTCTGAGAAAATCCTTCACGCTCATCCAAGGCCCACCAG GCACAGGGAAAACTGTTGTTGGAACTCACATTGTCTACTGGTTCCATAAGCTGAACGAGGAGGGCATCGAGAAGGAGCAAAGACCAtcctctgaagaagaaaagcccAAGGGGAGAAAGTGCATCTTGTACTGTGGCCCGTCCAACAAGTCTGTTGATGTTGTTGCTG AGATGCTGCTGAAGATGAAGAACCTGAAACCACTGAGGGTTTACGGGGAGGCCATTGAGACAATGGAATACCCATACCCGGGGAGCAATCGGCACCTCCTCCGCAAAGCCTTGCGGGATGCAAAACCAAAGCGTGAGCTCAG CGAAATAATCCTGCATCATCGCATCCGGCGGCCGCCCAACCCTTTCTGGCAGAAGATCTGTAACTTTGACACTCGGatgaagaaaggagagcagataacagaggaagaaacaaagga GTACAAAAATCAGTTGTCGGTTGCTCGTGCCTATGAACTGGCAAGCCACGATGTCATCCTGTGCACGTGCTCCGCTGCATCTGCCagctgcctggagcagctcaATGTCAGGCAGATAATCATTGATGAGTGTGCCATGTCCACGGAGCCCGAGACCCTCATCCCCTTGGTCAGCCACCGCCATGCTGAGAAG GTTGTTTTGCTTGGGGATCACAAACAGCTGCGGCCTGTGGTCAACAATGACTTCTGCAAGAGTCTTGGCATGGAGACATCTCTTTTTGAGCGCTACCGGAATCAGGCGTGGATGCTGGATACGCAGTACCGCATG CACAAAGGCATTTGCGAGTTCCCATCCCAGGAGTTTTATGATATGCGGCTGAAAACATGCCCCCAGCTCCTTCGTAAACCCAGTGTCTTCTACCACAAAGGTAACGGCTGCTGCCCTATCATCTTCGGGCatgtggaggggaaggagcagagcctCGTGATTTCTACTGAGGAAGGAAACGAGAACTCCAAAGCTAACCTAGAAGAAGTGGAGCAGGCG GTGAGGATGGCGAAGCAGCTGACACTAGATGGCACCAACCGTCCGGAGAGCATCGCCATCCTGAGCCCCTACAACGCCCAGGTGTCTGAGATCAACAAGAGCCTCCTGAAAGAGGGCATCCGTGGAGTGACCGTCTGCACCATCATGAAGAGTCAAG GAAGTGAGTGGAAATACGTGATCCTGTCAACGGTACGCTCCCGCCCCCGATCCGAGATTGATAGGAAGCCCACgaagagctggcagaagaaGTACCTGGGGTTTGTTACTGACCCAAACCAGGTCAATGTCGGCATCACACGAGCTCAGACAGGACTCTGCATTTTAG CTCACAGACAAAAGAACGTTGTTGCAGGACAAATGTCAGTTCATCCAAGAGGATAA